A part of Caretta caretta isolate rCarCar2 chromosome 1, rCarCar1.hap1, whole genome shotgun sequence genomic DNA contains:
- the LOC125631187 gene encoding olfactory receptor 52R1-like, producing MSDSNTTHFTNPSTFILLDIPGLEAAHVWISIPFCAMYAIAVLGNFTILFIVKRKPSLHGPMYYFLCMLAVTDLVLSTSILPKTLSIFWFNSREIDFSACLTQLYFLHCFFVVESGIFVAMALDRYVAICHPLRHSTILTNPVVAKISLAMVLRGGMLTLPSILLARQWPYCRTNIIPHTHCEHLAVVKLACADTSVSSYYGLFVVFCVMGLDVIFITVYYTQILRAIFSLPTKDARLKIFGTCSSHLSAILAFYIPGLFSFLMYHFGLNLPLHFHILIANMYLLVPPMINPIIYGVRTKQNRDRLLWLITHKGTNFFSFCFGSQTKFHADLGGEMVLGPLP from the coding sequence atgtcagattccaacacaactcacttcaccaacccctccaccttcatcctgctggacattcctggcctggaggcagcccacgtctggatctccatccccttctgtgcCATGTACGCCATAGCCgtcttggggaacttcaccatcctgttcaTAGTGAAGAGAAAGCCGAGCCTCCATGGGCcaatgtactatttcctctgcatgctggccgtCACCGACCTGGTCCTGTCTACGTCCATCCTCCCCAAAAcactgagcatcttctggttcaattccagggaaatagatttcagtgcctgcctcacccagctGTACTTCCTTCACTGCTTTTTTGTGGTGGAGTCTGGGATCTTTGTGGCCATGGCCTTGgatcgctacgtggccatctgccatcccctgaggcattccaccatcctgacaaacCCCGTGGTGGCCAAGATCAGCCTGGCCATGGTGCTACGCGGTGGCATGCTCACACTGCCCTCGATCCTCCTGGCAAGGCagtggccatattgcagaaccaacatcatCCCCCACACGCACTGCGAACACTTGGCTgtggtgaagctggcctgtgCCGACACCAGCGTCAGTAGTTACTACGGCCTCTTTGTGGTATTCTGTGTGATGGGTCTGGATGTGATTTTTATCACCGTGTACTATacccagatcctcagggccatcttcagcctccccacgAAGGACGCCCGGCTCAAGATTTTTggaacctgcagctcccacctctcTGCCATCTTAGCCTTTTACATCCCTGGTCTCTTCTCTTTCCTCATGTACCATTTTGGCCTCAATTTGCCCCTGCATTTCCACATTCTCATTGCCAATATGTACCTCCTGGTGCCCCCCATGATAAACCCCATCATCTACGGGGTGAGGACCAAACAGAACCGGGACAGGCTTCTCTGGCTCATTACCCATAAAGGAActaattttttctctttctgctttgGCTCTCAGACCAAGTTCCATGCAGATCTGGGTGGTGAGATGGTGCTGGGCCCTCTTCCCTGA